CTTCAATCTGCCCCAGGAGCGATCGCAACTGTTCCGGGGAAATATTCCAAGTTTCGCAAGCATTGACGCTTAATGGTTTGGCACGATCGGTCATTGTCGTTATTTCTCCCTACAAGGTATCCCAAAGTTGGGGGTAACTCGGTATTTTCTCATTACTCTTCGTCTCTTTCGGTTCCTTGTCCGGAGTCTCAGTGGAGTTGGGCGATCGTTCTTATGAGGAGGAGCCATGGAGGGCTTCTTCTTGAGCGCTTAATAACTGCTCGATCGCGGTTTCGGCAACTTCGAGCATTTGATTCAGTTGGGCGCGGCTAAAGCTTTGGTGTTCTGCGGTTCCTTGGATTTCGATCGCCTCTAAGCGCTGATTCATGACCACATTGAGATCCACATCCGCTTGCGAGTCTTCTTCGTAGCACAGATCGAGATAAACTTCTCCTTGCAAGAGTCCGACGGAAACGGCGGCAATGCGATCGCGCAAGGGAGATTCCGCTAGCAGTCCTTTGGCGATCGCCCATTCGACGGCATCGACTAAGGCAACATAGCCTCCAGTAATCGAAGCAGTGCGGGTTCCGGCATCGGCTTGCAAGACATCGGCATCTACAGTAATCGTTAATTCTCCTAACTTCTGTAAGTCTAGGGAGGCGCGCAAACTCCGTCCGATCAATCGTTGAATTTCTTGGGTGCGCCCCGATAATTTCAGAAGTTCTCTCGAGTGGCGGCGATCGGTAGCGTTGGGCAACATGCGATACTCGGCAGTGAGCCATCCTTTTCCGGTTCCTTCCAAAAATCTGGGAACTCCTTCTTGTATCGAAACGGTACATAAAACTCGGGTATCGCCAAAGCTGGTAAGGACGGAGGCTGCTCCATATTTAGTATATCCCCGCTGGAAGTGAATGGGGCGCAGTTGGTTTGGTTCGCGGCCGTCGGGACGAGGTAAAGGCATTTTAATTAATAATGAACAATTAATAACGGGGTTGGAGTTGGCTATTCAAGTCGGCGAAGACTTGTTCTGGATCGCGATCGCCATCGACGGTTAATAATCGCTGTCGCCGGCCATAATAATCGAGAATGGGTAGAGTGCGGCTTTGGAAGAGGTCGATGCGCCGCTGAATGAGTTCGGGGCGATCGTCGATTTCAGACATCTGCAACCGACGTTCCATCATGATGGAGGGGGAGACTTTCAGGAAAATGGCTTGGGTGAGGCGCTGGTTCAGTTCGTCCAGGAGAAAATCTAGTTCTTCTGCTTGGAAGGCAGTGCGCGGATAGCCTTCGAGCAACCATCCCGAGGAGATATCCGGTTGCAAGAGCCGATCGCGAATGAAGGCAATTAAAATGCGATCGGGAACCAGTTCTCCTTTTTCCACATAAGATTGGCATTCTTGTCCTAATGGGGTTTGGGTTGCGATCGCTTCTCGCAGAGTTGCTCCCATAGAAATTAACGGAATTTGCAGGCGATCGCATAACCGTTGCGCTTGGGTGCTTTTTCCCGCACCAGGGCCGCCCAATATTACCAATCTCAAGGGTTCGCTCCTCCCCAATTTGTCTCTGTAGGAAAGAATACCAAATTAAGCTGAGGTTCTAAAGGGCGATCGTCTTTTCTATCAACCCGGACGCGAACCCTGCCATGCTTCGTAGAAATCAGGATAGGAGAGATTTCGAGCAATATCCCACAAGCGCTGGTAGCAATTTGTGAAGAGGTAAATATCTGTTTCATGAGTTTCACTATCTAGAAAAGGCTGGAGGACGGATACTATATGTTTCTGTTGTTCGACAGTAATAGGTTTCGGTGGTTTCCAACTAATGTATTTCCGATGCTCTAAAGTCGTTGTAATTTGTAATAAGGCATTGACTGCCTTTTTCCGAGTCACTGGATTGGAATTGGAGCGCACTATGTCTGCTAATGCTGCGATCGCATTAGAATTGCCGACAGCAATTTTTCCTAAACTATGAGCTGCTGCCTGACGAGTCTTGACATTAGACTCACAGCGCAAGATTTCGACTAAAGCTACAATTGCCTCGGGATTATCTACAGCAATTTTTCCTAAACTATGAGCTGCTTCCTGACGAGTCTTGACATTAGACTCACAGTGCAAGATTTTGACTAAAGCTGCAATTGCCTCAGGATTATCTACAGCAATTTTTCCTAAACTATGAGCTGCTTCCCGACGAGTCTCTACATTAGACTCACAGCGCAAGATTTCGACTAAAGCTGCAATTGCCTCAGGATTACCGGGGTCAATTCTGCCCAGACACCAAGCCGCTCGATAACGAGTTTTTCGATCGGAGTTGGAAGAGGCTATTTTGGCTAAAACTGCGATCGCATCTGGGTTTCCGGCGGCAATCTGCTCGAGACTCCTACCCGCCAGCTTATAGATCTGTTCCTCCGGGCTGAAACAGGCTATTTCTATGAGGGTGGCGATCGCCTCAGAATTTCCAACTGCAATAAATCCTAAACTACAAATTGCGTGCCTGCGGGTTTCTGCATCTGAGTCATATCGGACTGTCTCGAGCAGAATTCCAATAGTCTGTGGACTTCCGACAGTAACTCCCTCTAAACTCCGAGCTGCGAGTCTGCGGATCTCTACATTGGAATCAGAGTCTAGCATTTTTTCTAAAGCAGCGATCGCGTGAAGATTTCCTGAGTCAATGTTCTCTAAGGTAGTAACGACCCTTCTACGGAGATCTGCATCAGAGCTAGAGCATATTATTTCTACTAGAGTTGCGATCGCTTCTGAGTTTCCAACAGCAATCTGTCCTAAAGTCTTCAACACCAATCTACGGAGACGAGTATTGCCATCCAAGTTAGAGCCTAGGATTTCTAATAGAGTTGCGATCGCCTCTGGGTTTCCTTCAGCAATATCCCACAAAGTCCTGGCTGCTCCCTGGCGGGTGTACTCCGGAGATTGTGAGTTTGTGAGGAGATTGCAGAGCGGCTTGATGGCTGCGTTGCTATTTGTCTCGAGGAGAACTTCTGTAGCTCCTTTTCTAATAAAATGGAGAACGGTAGACCACTTTTGTTTGTTGGTATCAAAATGCCCAAAACTCCACTGGACGATTTGCTGCGCGATCGCATCAGCAAGAGAACAAGATTTAAATTCGTTAATACCGGTAGCAGCCAGCCAGAAAGCACGATAGCCGTAACAACAACATCCATCCTCAAATTGCACCAATGTCCAAACGAAAGCTTCTTTCTGTTCTGACTCTACATCCTCGCGTCCCAACCAAAACAAAATTACCGGCTTCCACCGATCCTCAAAAATCCGGTATTCCTTTCCGGGAATGGGATAATCTTTATGGTCTTGCGGCAGGAAATAATCTCGGCTGGCGATCGCGAAAGCCGCAAAATACTCGGCAAATGTAGAAGAATAAAATTGGTAGGTTTTCTCATTAGTTTCTCCCTCTTGCAGCCAACCGACTTGCAAGGCGAGCTGACACGAGTTATTTTCTAAACTACCGAACTCTTCTGGCAGCCAATGCTCTGGCAACTCGAACTGAGAAAAATCCCCTTCCTCGTCTTTCACATTCATCGCTCGCAGTGCCAGCCTTCCCAGCTTCTGATGCAGCTCCTGTTTCTGGGACTCGGCAGGCAGTGTTTCTAATTTCCATTCATACAGAGCATCAGCCAATTTCGCGTATAACTGCGATCGCATCTCTGGTAATGACTGCTCCTTGTTCCAGAGTAAGCATAACAACAATAACTCAGCCGGATGGGCGATCGCATTCTGCAGATAAGAATACTTGCCACTCTGCACCGTTTCCCATAATTCTGCTCCCACCTCTGGAGCATTGGCATCGCGAAACCAACCATGGATATACGCTTCTACCTCAGAGAGGTTGAATGGAGAGTTGGGACTCTCTTCAGAATCTAATGTTGTATCGCTCATGAACCACCGAGAACGCCATTGCGAACCCAATTATTGCGAATTTTCAGTATATCTAATCTGCCCCAGGAATAACCTAGAGAGATCCTGAAGGCGATTCTGTAGAAAAGAATACCAACCAAATTAATCTCAGGTTCTAAAGGGCGCTAACATAGAATGGTATAGCAAAGATTAAACACTATTGCGCTGCACTCATCTTTACCGAATCGTGCCCATTTGACTCGTTCCTCTCTGTTAACCCTCTCATGATTGACTCCCCACATAACCCGTCCAAAGAGGTTTGGATTCAGCAAACGAACGAATCTCTGCGCATACCACAGAAAAAACGGAATGAGAGAGTAATAGACCTTTTTGCTGGCTGTGGCGGTTTAGCCCTTGGTTTTGAAGCCGTTGGACTCCAAACTTGTGGCTTTGAATCCAATACAGAATGCGTAGAGACATACCAGTTTAACTTAGCCGGTCAGTGCATAGGCGAGCATCTGACTCCCGATACTCGATATCCTGATGCCGAAATTATCATCGGAGGTCCTCCATGTCAGCCATTTAGTGTTGGAGGAAAGCAAAAAGGACTGGCAGATTCTCGAGACGGATTTCCCGTTTTTATTGCTGCTGTAGAGCAACTCAATCCAGATATATTTTTATTGGAAAATGTGCGCGGTCTGCTTTATCGCAACAAATGGTATTTCGAGCAGATCCAAAACAGATTAGAGAAACTTGGATATATCGTGGAAGCCAAATTACTCAATGCGAAATATTATGGCGTTCCGCAAAACAGAGAAAGAGTTATTGTTGTCGGCCATCGCGGAGGCTTTCAGTTCCCAACTCCCCAAACCCAGATTATCTCGGCTGGCACTGCTCTCGGCTCTATGTTTGAGGAAATACCGGATAATGTTAAGTGGCTGACTCCAAGTATGGATGCCTATATTGCTAAATATGAGAAAGCCAGTTGTTGTCGCAACCCGCGCGATCTCCATTATGACAAACCCGCTAGAACACTCACTTGTCGTAACTTAGCGGGTGCCACGGGAGACATGCATCGCATACGCTTACCCGATGGTGGTCGCAGACGTATTACCCTGAGAGAAGCTGCTCGGCTTCAGTCTTTCCCCGACTGGTTTCAGTTTGCTGGTCGTGAAACTAGCCAGTATTATCAAGTGGGAAATGCTGTTTCGCCTTTGTTTGCTAAAGCTCTGGCTCAGTCTGTTATCGATTACCTGGATAGGGGGACCGAGTATACTTCTGAAGCAGTTATCCAAGGTAACAAAACTAAAGAGCAGAAACGAAAAATATTAGAAGCTGTATGAGTATAACTCGCAAATGGTCTAGCCAACAACAAAAAGCTCGGGAAATCCTGATTCGGCTGAAACGCTTGTATCCAGATGCCACATGTAGTTTAACCTACGACAGTCCGGTACAGTTGCTCGCGGCTACGATTCTTTCTGCTCAATGTACAGACGAACGAGTGAATAAAGTGACTCCAGAATTATTTAGTCGCTATCCGGATGCACCGGCAATGGCAGCAGCTCCTTTGGAAGAGCTAGAAACTTTAGTGCGATCGACTGGATTTTATCGGAATAAGGCGAAAAATATTAAAGGTTCTTGTCAGAAAATTGTACAAGATTTTGACGGTAAAGTTCCGAAAACTATGGAGCAGTTGCTGACTCTTCCTGGAGTGGCGCGGAAAACAGCTAATGTGGTTCTCGCTCATGGATTTGGCATTAATATGGGAGTAACGGTCGATACTCACGTAAAGCGCTTGAGCAAGCGTTTGGGATTGACCAAATCCGATAATCCGATTCAGGTGGAACGAGATTTAATGCGCTTGTTGCCGCAACCGGATTGGGAAAATTGGTCGATTCGCTTAATTTATCACGGTCGTGCGGTTTGTCGCGCTCGAAAACCGGATTGCGATCGTTGTTCTTTGGTCGATTTGTGCGACTTTGTCAATAGTTAATGGTTGGAGAGTGGAGTTATGGCTTATAGTAATTTTACGGACGTAGAGGCGATCGCAAACGAATTAAATCTGTCGGTTATTAGCCGCAAACATTTGTTTTCCGATATTCCAGCCATAGACTACAGTCAGTTGTTGACGCAGATACTAGAAGATAACGTACCTCTCGCTTTGGCAATTAATACGGAAAAATCTCGTTCGGAATTAATTATTACTCCAATTCTGGTTGAGTTACGCAAAAAAATGCAGGACAAAATTAGTCTGTTTTCCGGTCGCGAGTTTAATGTGGCTCCGGAAAAAGGATTAAATGGATTTTGCGATTTTTTGATTAGTCGGTCTCCAGAACAGTTGTTTATTCAAGCTCCCGCGATCGCGATCGTGGAAGCGAAAAATGATAATATTCAAGGAGGTTTAGCTCAATGTATTGCCGAAATGGTTGCCGCGCAATTGTTTAACGAACAAAAGCAGAATGCGATCGCCCGAATTTATGGAGTAGTAACGACAGGCACAAATTGGCGTTTTTTGCAACTGGAAGATCGGGTAGTACAAGTCGATTTAACCGAATACTTTTTAGATAACCTAGGTCAAATTATCGGAATTTTCTGCGCTTGTATCGACGATCGCGAGGATGGCTCGGTGGAATCGCCTGACCTATAATAACGGAGTCAGCCTAACATGAGCGAGCGATCGTGAAACCACTTCAGGGAAAAATTGCCTTAGTTACGGGAGCCTCGCGCGGGTTAGGGAAAGGAATTGCGATCGGATTAGCCGAAGCGGGTGCTACGATTTATTTGACCGGACGGACGTTGGAGGCCGCGGGAGAAGAGGTCTCGGACGAACAGCGTTTGGGGAACTTGGTGGCGACTCAGAAAGCGGTAGAGGACGCTGGAGGGGTGGGGATTCCGGTGCGAGTGGATCACGGCGATGACGAGCAAATTCGCCAGCTATTCGATCGCATTCAAGACGAGCAGCAGGGACAGTTAGATATTCTGGTGAATAATGCTTATTCTGGGGTTTCCAGCTTGCGCGCTACCTACGGCAAACCCTTTTGGGAGTCGGAACCGAGTTTGTGGGATAAAGTCAATCACGTGGGGTTGCGCAGCCATTATATTACTAGTGTTTATGCCGCGCGGATGATGGTTCCCCGCAAACAAGGAGCCATATTTACGCTTTCGTCTTGGGGAGGATTGTTTCCCGTGTTTGGTGCGGTTTATGGGGTAGGGAAAACGGGGTGCGATCGCCTGGCATTAGAATTAGCCTTAGAACTAAAATCCCATAATATTACTTCATTATCGGTCTGGCCGGGAATCGTCGGTACGGAACAGTTTATCCAGTTTTTCCAAGAACAAGACTCTGCTCCTACACCAGAACCGCAAGGCAACCCATTCGGTGATGGCTATAATTGGGAAACTCCCTTACTCGCAGGACGAGTAATTGCCTGTTTGGCCGCCGATCCTGGGATAATAAAACGTACGGGGAAAGTTCATATCGTGGCAGAGGAAGCGCGGCGATATGGCGTTGTCGATAAAGAGGGAAATCAGCCAGCTTCGTTGCGATCGCTCCGATTTATTTTACCGTTACTTATCCCACAATTGCGATCGTACTCGACATGGGTTCCCAATCTGCATATTCCTTGGCGCGCCTTAGCTGCTTTTGTCTTACAATCTCCGCAAGTTTAGTAGTGGACTGGCAAGCTTAAAATTATGGGTAAGAGTTATCGGAGCTATCTATGAGTAACCCCAATCTCAAGTATCGCATTAAACTGAGTGTTGAGCAACGGCAAGAATTGCTAGAGATAGCCAAAAATGGGAAAAAGTCAGCGAAAGAAATCTGTCACGCGAATGTTCTATTAATGGCCGATGACAATGCAATAGAAGGTCGGTGGAGGGATGTGGATATTAGTGCGGCTCTCAATATGCATGTGAATACCATTGCCTCCATCCGAAAGAAATTTGTTCAGGGAGGAATCCAACCAGCAGTGGAGAGGAAACCTCGCTCTTCTCCCCCGAATCCCCCCAAGTTAGATGGGCGACAAAAAGCCTATTTAATTGCCCTGTGTTGTAGTGAAGCTCCCCAGGGAAGAGTGCGTTGGACGCTGCAATTACTTACCCAAGAATTTAATGCGCGATCGCTAGCGGTTTCGATTAGTAAAGAAGAAGATTATCATTATGGACGACATGGAACCCAAGCGATATTTATGTTTATTGACCCGAATCGTGGCTGGAGAAGAGTGAGTAATCGCCAGCAAAGAACGAAGAAAGATTGGGCAGAAGAAATTGAGCAATTATTGGAGGTAGATTATCCTGATGCTCGGAAAATCAAGCTAGTGAGTGACAATCTG
The nucleotide sequence above comes from Roseofilum casamattae BLCC-M143. Encoded proteins:
- the rph gene encoding ribonuclease PH is translated as MPLPRPDGREPNQLRPIHFQRGYTKYGAASVLTSFGDTRVLCTVSIQEGVPRFLEGTGKGWLTAEYRMLPNATDRRHSRELLKLSGRTQEIQRLIGRSLRASLDLQKLGELTITVDADVLQADAGTRTASITGGYVALVDAVEWAIAKGLLAESPLRDRIAAVSVGLLQGEVYLDLCYEEDSQADVDLNVVMNQRLEAIEIQGTAEHQSFSRAQLNQMLEVAETAIEQLLSAQEEALHGSSS
- a CDS encoding adenylate kinase family protein; this translates as MRLVILGGPGAGKSTQAQRLCDRLQIPLISMGATLREAIATQTPLGQECQSYVEKGELVPDRILIAFIRDRLLQPDISSGWLLEGYPRTAFQAEELDFLLDELNQRLTQAIFLKVSPSIMMERRLQMSEIDDRPELIQRRIDLFQSRTLPILDYYGRRQRLLTVDGDRDPEQVFADLNSQLQPRY
- a CDS encoding HEAT repeat domain-containing protein, coding for MSDTTLDSEESPNSPFNLSEVEAYIHGWFRDANAPEVGAELWETVQSGKYSYLQNAIAHPAELLLLCLLWNKEQSLPEMRSQLYAKLADALYEWKLETLPAESQKQELHQKLGRLALRAMNVKDEEGDFSQFELPEHWLPEEFGSLENNSCQLALQVGWLQEGETNEKTYQFYSSTFAEYFAAFAIASRDYFLPQDHKDYPIPGKEYRIFEDRWKPVILFWLGREDVESEQKEAFVWTLVQFEDGCCCYGYRAFWLAATGINEFKSCSLADAIAQQIVQWSFGHFDTNKQKWSTVLHFIRKGATEVLLETNSNAAIKPLCNLLTNSQSPEYTRQGAARTLWDIAEGNPEAIATLLEILGSNLDGNTRLRRLVLKTLGQIAVGNSEAIATLVEIICSSSDADLRRRVVTTLENIDSGNLHAIAALEKMLDSDSNVEIRRLAARSLEGVTVGSPQTIGILLETVRYDSDAETRRHAICSLGFIAVGNSEAIATLIEIACFSPEEQIYKLAGRSLEQIAAGNPDAIAVLAKIASSNSDRKTRYRAAWCLGRIDPGNPEAIAALVEILRCESNVETRREAAHSLGKIAVDNPEAIAALVKILHCESNVKTRQEAAHSLGKIAVDNPEAIVALVEILRCESNVKTRQAAAHSLGKIAVGNSNAIAALADIVRSNSNPVTRKKAVNALLQITTTLEHRKYISWKPPKPITVEQQKHIVSVLQPFLDSETHETDIYLFTNCYQRLWDIARNLSYPDFYEAWQGSRPG
- a CDS encoding DNA cytosine methyltransferase, with translation MIDSPHNPSKEVWIQQTNESLRIPQKKRNERVIDLFAGCGGLALGFEAVGLQTCGFESNTECVETYQFNLAGQCIGEHLTPDTRYPDAEIIIGGPPCQPFSVGGKQKGLADSRDGFPVFIAAVEQLNPDIFLLENVRGLLYRNKWYFEQIQNRLEKLGYIVEAKLLNAKYYGVPQNRERVIVVGHRGGFQFPTPQTQIISAGTALGSMFEEIPDNVKWLTPSMDAYIAKYEKASCCRNPRDLHYDKPARTLTCRNLAGATGDMHRIRLPDGGRRRITLREAARLQSFPDWFQFAGRETSQYYQVGNAVSPLFAKALAQSVIDYLDRGTEYTSEAVIQGNKTKEQKRKILEAV
- the nth gene encoding endonuclease III, yielding MSITRKWSSQQQKAREILIRLKRLYPDATCSLTYDSPVQLLAATILSAQCTDERVNKVTPELFSRYPDAPAMAAAPLEELETLVRSTGFYRNKAKNIKGSCQKIVQDFDGKVPKTMEQLLTLPGVARKTANVVLAHGFGINMGVTVDTHVKRLSKRLGLTKSDNPIQVERDLMRLLPQPDWENWSIRLIYHGRAVCRARKPDCDRCSLVDLCDFVNS
- a CDS encoding SDR family NAD(P)-dependent oxidoreductase, with product MKPLQGKIALVTGASRGLGKGIAIGLAEAGATIYLTGRTLEAAGEEVSDEQRLGNLVATQKAVEDAGGVGIPVRVDHGDDEQIRQLFDRIQDEQQGQLDILVNNAYSGVSSLRATYGKPFWESEPSLWDKVNHVGLRSHYITSVYAARMMVPRKQGAIFTLSSWGGLFPVFGAVYGVGKTGCDRLALELALELKSHNITSLSVWPGIVGTEQFIQFFQEQDSAPTPEPQGNPFGDGYNWETPLLAGRVIACLAADPGIIKRTGKVHIVAEEARRYGVVDKEGNQPASLRSLRFILPLLIPQLRSYSTWVPNLHIPWRALAAFVLQSPQV
- a CDS encoding helix-turn-helix domain-containing protein; this encodes MSNPNLKYRIKLSVEQRQELLEIAKNGKKSAKEICHANVLLMADDNAIEGRWRDVDISAALNMHVNTIASIRKKFVQGGIQPAVERKPRSSPPNPPKLDGRQKAYLIALCCSEAPQGRVRWTLQLLTQEFNARSLAVSISKEEDYHYGRHGTQAIFMFIDPNRGWRRVSNRQQRTKKDWAEEIEQLLEVDYPDARKIKLVSDNLNTHNISSLYAKFPAQKARRLARRLEMYHTPRNGSWLNMAETELSVLSKQCLD